Proteins encoded within one genomic window of Tistrella bauzanensis:
- a CDS encoding ATP-binding protein — protein MSWNFFLAMAVMGVIVLAISAWAVRRVTAPLGQLARAAERLGKDVGADPLPELGTTEMRQASRAFNQMQERLRRFVENRTRMLAAISHDLRTPLTLLRLRAEGVESAEDRDKMLATIAEMDGMIGATLAYARDEAEAEPQRRNDVAALLASIVDDMADASLPVAMEPSPSVILECRPAALRRALSNLLDNAVKYGMRAHAAVRTTGNEVEIAIDDEGPGIPELELAKVTQPFYRQDESRSRDTGGIGLGLAIAMSTIQAHGGELTLSNLPHGGLRARVVLPL, from the coding sequence GTGTCGTGGAACTTCTTCCTGGCGATGGCAGTCATGGGCGTGATCGTCCTGGCCATCTCGGCCTGGGCGGTCCGACGCGTGACCGCGCCGCTCGGTCAGCTGGCCAGGGCCGCCGAACGTCTTGGCAAGGATGTGGGCGCCGATCCGCTCCCGGAGCTTGGGACGACCGAGATGCGCCAGGCGTCGCGCGCGTTCAACCAGATGCAGGAACGGCTGCGCCGGTTCGTCGAGAACCGGACGCGCATGCTGGCGGCGATATCCCACGACCTCCGCACGCCGCTCACGCTGCTTCGCCTGCGGGCGGAAGGCGTCGAGAGCGCCGAGGATCGCGACAAAATGCTCGCCACGATCGCGGAGATGGACGGCATGATCGGGGCCACGCTCGCTTATGCCCGCGACGAGGCGGAGGCCGAGCCGCAACGACGCAACGATGTCGCCGCGCTCCTTGCCAGCATCGTCGACGACATGGCGGACGCCAGCCTTCCGGTCGCCATGGAGCCGTCGCCCTCCGTGATCCTCGAATGCCGGCCGGCTGCCTTGAGGCGCGCGCTTTCGAACCTGCTCGACAACGCAGTCAAATACGGAATGCGGGCGCATGCGGCCGTTCGGACGACAGGAAACGAAGTCGAGATCGCTATTGACGACGAGGGCCCGGGCATCCCGGAACTGGAGCTTGCCAAGGTAACTCAACCCTTTTATCGCCAGGACGAATCGAGAAGCCGCGACACCGGCGGGATCGGCCTCGGATTGGCGATCGCCATGTCGACCATCCAGGCCCATGGCGGCGAACTCACCCTGTCGAATCTGCCGCATGGCGGATTGCGCGCCCGAGTCGTTCTGCCGCTGTAA
- a CDS encoding metal-sensing transcriptional repressor produces MSETPLHQSHPEINKRLKRAEGHLKTIIAMIEQGRSCVDIAQQLHAVEKAICNAKKALIHDHIDHCLEQSAGPMARDARAPINEFKEISKYL; encoded by the coding sequence ATGAGCGAAACACCTCTTCATCAATCCCACCCCGAGATCAACAAGCGCCTTAAGCGCGCCGAAGGCCATCTGAAGACCATCATCGCCATGATCGAGCAGGGGCGATCCTGCGTCGACATCGCCCAGCAGCTCCACGCCGTGGAGAAGGCGATCTGCAACGCCAAGAAAGCGCTCATCCACGACCATATCGACCACTGCCTTGAACAAAGCGCCGGTCCGATGGCGCGGGACGCCCGCGCGCCGATCAACGAGTTCAAGGAGATCTCCAAGTACCTTTGA